One stretch of Arthrobacter polaris DNA includes these proteins:
- the prcA gene encoding proteasome subunit alpha, with amino-acid sequence MAQQFYVSPEQVMKDRADFARKGIARGKSVVVLSFQDGMALVAENPSPTLHKIGEIYDRIAFAAVGKYNEFESLRQAGVRYADVRGYSYDRIDVTARGLASVYAQSLGTVFTAEQKPFEVELAVAEVXDQQGQDHIFRLNFDGSIADESGFLAMGGKAEVVQSALAKVWXPGXSLGQALQWAVTALEAPVRXSSGRRYPSQALEAINLEVAVLERTSTRTGGNHRAFRRLNAAQVGEQLAAE; translated from the coding sequence ATGGCACAACAATTTTACGTTTCCCCGGAACAGGTCATGAAGGACCGGGCTGACTTTGCGCGCAAGGGAATAGCCCGAGGAAAATCGGTGGTGGTGCTCAGCTTCCAAGATGGTATGGCGCTCGTAGCTGAAAACCCTTCGCCCACCCTCCACAAGATCGGCGAGATTTACGATCGCATCGCCTTCGCAGCTGTTGGGAAGTACAACGAATTTGAAAGCCTGCGGCAGGCCGGCGTGCGCTATGCAGACGTGCGGGGCTACTCCTATGACCGTATAGATGTCACCGCCCGCGGCCTGGCCAGCGTCTACGCGCAAAGCTTGGGCACAGTGTTCACTGCTGAGCAGAAACCCTTCGAAGTTGAGCTGGCCGTGGCAGAAGTGNGGGATCAGCAGGGGCAGGATCATATCTTCCGGTTGAACTTTGACGGTTCCATTGCCGACGAGTCAGGATTTCTGGCGATGGGCGGCAAAGCCGAGGTGGTCCAGAGCGCCCTTGCAAAGGTGTGGNTGCCAGGGNCAAGCCTTGGCCAGGCTTTGCAGTGGGCAGTCACAGCGTTGGAAGCACCCGTACGGANNAGCAGCGGCCGCAGGTATCCCAGCCAAGCGCTAGAAGCCATCAATCTCGAAGTTGCCGTGCTTGAGCGCACCTCAACCCGGACAGGTGGCAACCACAGGGCCTTCAGGCGGCTCAATGCAGCCCAAGTGGGCGAACAACTGGCAGCAGAGTAA
- the prcB gene encoding proteasome subunit beta encodes MDGHHGSEFPALEAAGSSSSFFDHVSRHNPALLPFGQTLPAGTMPATPHGTTIVALTFKGGVLMAXDRRATMGSMIANRHIEKVFPADRYSVLGIAGTAGLAIDIVRLFQVELEHYEXIEGTLLSLEGKANRLGAMIRANLSMALQGLSVVPLFAGVEAGQETGRLFSYDVTGGRYEELEHHSIGSGSVFAHGALKKLWRPELTAEEAIAVXVEALIDASDDDSATGGPDLVRRLWPVVYVVSASGAARVGQALGSVVETIVAQRMIERREA; translated from the coding sequence ATGGACGGCCATCACGGGAGCGAATTTCCAGCGCTGGAAGCCGCTGGCTCCTCGTCGTCGTTCTTTGACCACGTAAGCCGGCACAATCCAGCCCTACTGCCCTTCGGGCAGACACTGCCTGCCGGGACTATGCCAGCCACGCCCCACGGCACCACCATTGTGGCGTTGACCTTCAAGGGCGGCGTTTTGATGGCGNGGGATCGCAGGGCCACTATGGGCTCAATGATCGCCAACAGGCACATTGAGAAAGTGTTCCCTGCTGATCGCTATTCGGTGCTGGGTATTGCTGGCACGGCCGGACTTGCCATCGATATTGTGCGCTTGTTCCAGGTGGAGCTGGAGCACTACGAANAGATCGAGGGCACCCTTCTGAGCCTTGAAGGCAAGGCCAACCGGCTCGGCGCCATGATCCGGGCCAACCTGTCCATGGCTTTACAGGGTTTGTCAGTAGTGCCCTTGTTTGCTGGGGTGGAAGCGGGTCAAGAAACCGGGAGGCTCTTCTCCTACGACGTCACCGGCGGACGCTATGAGGAGCTTGAACATCACAGCATCGGCTCGGGGTCGGTGTTTGCCCACGGTGCGCTAAAGAAGTTGTGGCGCCCGGAACTCACCGCCGAGGAGGCCATAGCTGTGNGGGTGGAAGCTCTCATTGACGCCTCCGACGACGACTCCGCAACGGGCGGTCCTGACCTGGTACGCCGGCTTTGGCCAGTGGTTTATGTTGTGAGTGCTAGCGGTGCCGCACGGGTGGGCCAAGCGCTGGGTTCTGTGGTGGAAACTATTGTGGCGCAGCGGATGATAGAGCGTAGGGAGGCTTAG
- a CDS encoding ubiquitin-like protein Pup — protein sequence MASQEQXNVSARTEEDHVQDLDLPVPSPDSVAAQAVTSGXDDLLDEIDGVLEVNAEEFVRGFVQXGGQ from the coding sequence ATGGCTTCACAGGAACAANNAAACGTCTCCGCCCGTACCGAAGAGGATCATGTCCAGGATCTGGATCTTCCAGTACCTAGCCCGGATTCAGTAGCCGCTCAGGCAGTCACCTCCGGGNTTGATGACCTGCTGGATGAGATTGATGGCGTGCTCGAGGTCAATGCCGAAGAGTTCGTCCGCGGGTTTGTCCAANAGGGCGGCCAGTAA
- the dop gene encoding depupylase/deamidase Dop, giving the protein MGAETEYGIHAPAGGEFNATWLSTQVVHAYSRETNHRAAAGGETRWDYTDEDPLADARGWSMSRDAAHPSQLTDTELTAAQIALEGGESGDESSXLMMNMVLGNGARLYVDHAHPEYSSPEVTNPLDAVRWDAAGDVVALAAVRRIAKTXGVPAINLYKNNTDNKAVSYGSHENYLMPRSVPFKNIVKGLTPFXVTRAIMCGAGRVGIGQDGAGVGFQISQRADFFEAEVGLETTIRRPIINTXDEPHAVAQKYRRLHVIIGDANLSQVSNYLKFGTTALVLDMIEHGTAPDLEFADPVTTLRNISHDWELKQTHALVDGTHVSALDVQWRYFQAAKSXASANGSSDPETGDGHTAAVLSKWEEVLAALGTDPMSLSGQLXWVAKLNLLQQYRARDKMAWNDPRLGLIDLQWSDIRPEXGLYYKLLQHGRMQRVVTDESIHAAVLQPPVDTRAYFRGRCIQEFGAHVVGASWDSVIFELPQLRRLQRVSTKEPLRGTQALTARLFDENHEVQDFLAQLLAEPH; this is encoded by the coding sequence ATGGGTGCAGAGACCGAATACGGTATCCACGCACCAGCAGGTGGAGAGTTCAATGCGACCTGGCTCTCCACCCAGGTAGTGCACGCTTACTCGCGTGAAACAAACCACCGCGCAGCCGCCGGTGGAGAAACCCGCTGGGACTACACCGATGAAGATCCGCTGGCCGATGCACGCGGCTGGTCGATGTCCAGAGACGCCGCACATCCCAGTCAGCTCACCGATACAGAGCTCACCGCAGCCCAAATTGCTTTAGAGGGTGGGGAAAGTGGTGACGAAAGCAGCNCCTTAATGATGAACATGGTGTTGGGCAATGGTGCCCGGCTCTACGTTGATCATGCTCATCCGGAATATTCCTCTCCCGAGGTGACTAATCCGCTCGATGCCGTGCGCTGGGATGCCGCAGGTGATGTGGTGGCCTTGGCAGCAGTGCGCAGAATTGCGAAAACCNCCGGCGTGCCTGCAATCAACCTGTACAAGAACAACACCGACAACAAAGCGGTGTCCTATGGCAGCCACGAAAACTACCTGATGCCGCGCAGTGTGCCGTTCAAGAACATCGTCAAAGGGCTGACCCCGTTTNTTGTGACCAGGGCCATTATGTGCGGGGCTGGCCGCGTGGGCATTGGGCAAGACGGTGCAGGTGTTGGTTTTCAAATCAGCCAAAGAGCCGATTTCTTTGAAGCTGAAGTGGGGCTGGAAACCACCATCCGCCGGCCCATCATCAATACCNGGGACGAACCGCATGCTGTGGCGCAGAAGTACCGCCGCCTGCATGTGATCATTGGTGACGCCAACCTGAGCCAGGTGTCCAATTACCTGAAATTTGGCACCACGGCACTGGTATTAGACATGATTGAACACGGCACCGCCCCCGACCTAGAATTTGCTGATCCCGTGACAACCCTGCGCAACATCAGCCATGACTGGGAGCTGAAACAAACGCATGCGTTGGTCGATGGCACCCATGTCAGCGCTTTGGACGTGCAGTGGCGCTACTTCCAGGCAGCCAAAAGCNACGCTAGTGCCAACGGCTCCAGCGACCCTGAAACGGGAGACGGCCACACAGCCGCGGTCCTGTCCAAATGGGAGGAAGTGCTCGCCGCCTTAGGCACTGACCCCATGAGCCTGTCTGGGCAATTGNGGTGGGTGGCGAAACTAAATCTATTGCAGCAGTACAGGGCCAGAGACAAAATGGCCTGGAACGATCCCCGGCTTGGCCTGATTGATTTGCAATGGTCTGACATCCGGCCCGAANAGGGCCTGTATTACAAGCTGCTCCAGCACGGGCGGATGCAGCGGGTTGTCACGGATGAATCAATTCACGCAGCAGTGCTGCAGCCACCGGTAGATACTAGGGCATACTTCCGTGGCAGGTGCATCCAGGAATTTGGTGCCCATGTGGTGGGTGCAAGTTGGGACTCGGTAATTTTCGAACTGCCACAGTTGCGCCGGCTCCAGCGGGTCTCCACCAAGGAACCTCTGCGCGGGACCCAAGCGCTGACAGCCCGGCTGTTTGATGAAAACCATGAGGTCCAGGACTTCCTTGCACAGCTTCTGGCAGAACCACACTAG